In a genomic window of Tursiops truncatus isolate mTurTru1 chromosome 7, mTurTru1.mat.Y, whole genome shotgun sequence:
- the FAM124B gene encoding protein FAM124B, with translation MMDETREPPAMTVHLLANSGHGSLLQQTLDQLLDCICPEVRVFLVSERVSPVKYYDKCHSKRSRFPGMSVLLFLHESLGEERLFRVLDSLQHWPWQCYPTQNAQGRPCPYILANQEFYSLDNQMPVWGVRQVHCGTEILRVTLYCSFGNYEDAIRLYEMILQREATLQKSSFCFFALYSTESFALQLSLKQLPPGVSVDPKEASVLQFKVQEIGQLVPLLPHPCVPISHTRWQTQDYDGNKILLQVQLNPGLGVRNGELAFLNGTSGADTLPQGSRLTPVSAIRTLEPRSRRSRGRRFKVGSVERPEPGGRTASDSASGTPWKSPGRSAQPSSPATDSQLPLPSLHLEPGARIEVLRRENSFEKQEAETNVDTGFTVVSSGPRQSFLSRFPRDLWTHQPSSCLSTSSLGAAASKNNRIFKESVHPLSLADQRDLCSRTIISKCTLPLPVQGEEKDTEEEFFI, from the exons ATGATGGACGAGACACGGGAGCCTCCGGCCATGACTGTCCACCTCCTGGCCAACTCCGGGCATGGCTCGCTTCTGCAGCAAACCCTGGACCAGCTCCTGGACTGCATTTGCCCAGAGGTCCGTGTCTTTCTGGTGTCTGAGCGGGTCAGTCCAGTGAAATACTATGACAAATGCCACTCCAAGCGGTCCCGCTTCCCGGGGATGTCTGTTCTGCTCTTCCTGCACGAAAGCCTCGGAGAGGAGCGGCTGTTTCGCGTCCTCGACTCCCTACAGCATTGGCCGTGGCAGTGCTACCCCACCCAGAATGCACAGGGAAGACCGTGCCCCTATATTCTTGCCAATCAGGAATTCTATAGTCTGGACAACCAGATGCCCGTCTGGGGCGTGAGGCAGGTGCACTGCGGCACCGAGATCCTGAGAGTGACGCTCTACTGCAGTTTTGGTAACTACGAGGATGCCATCAGGCTCTACGAGATGATCCTGCAGAGGGAAGCCACCTTGCAGAAGAGCAGCTTCTGTTTCTTCGCGCTCTACTCCACCGAGAGCTTTGCCCTGCAGCTCTCACTGAAGCAGCTGCCCCCTGGAGTGTCGGTGGACCCCAAAGAGGCTTCAGTGTTGCAGTTCAAGGTTCAAGAGATTGGCCAGTTAGTACCTCTTCTGCCCCATCCGTGTGTCCCCATCAGCCACACCCGGTGGCAAACACAGGACTATGATGGCAACAAGATTCTACTTCAG GTCCAGTTGAATCCAGGACTTGGTGTTAGGAATGGTGAGCTTGCCTTTCTGAATGGCACCTCGGGAGCTGACACGCTCCCCCAGGGCTCCAGGCTGACCCCTGTCTCTGCGATTAGGACCCTAGAGCCGAGAAGCCGAAGGAGCCGGGGCAGGAGGTTCAAGGTAGGGTCGGTGGAGCGGCCTGAGCCTGGTGGGCGGACAGCGTCAGACAGCGCTAGTGGCACTCCGTGGAAAAGCCCTGGccgctcagcccagcccagcagcccAGCTACGGACTCCCAGctgcctctgccttctctccacctCGAACCTGGGGCCAGAATAGAGGTCCTCAGACGGGAAAACAGCTTTGAGAAGCAAGAGGCAGAGACGAATGTTGACACAGGATTCACCGTGGTCAGCTCTGGACCCAGGCAATCTTTTCTGAGCAGATTTCCAAGGGATCTTTGGACCCACCAGCCATCATCCTGCTTGTCAACCTCTTCCTTAGGGGCAGCTgcttccaaaaacaacagaatcttTAAGGAAAGCGTTCATCCTCTGTCACTTGCTGACCAAAGGGACCTTTGTTCCAGGACGATAATCTCAAAATGTACCCTTCCTCTGCCAGTCCAGGGTGaagaaaaagatacagaagaaGAATTCTTTATATAG